CATGGCAGATCGGCATTCAGGGTGTCGATCAGCGCGTCGAACGAGGCGTCGAAATGGTCGCCGCCCGAGAACATCAGCCAGTTGGTCTTCGCCACCGCGTTGCTGTGATTCAGCTTGCGATCGAAATCCTTGTAGCACACCGGGATGATGCGCTTGTTGGCCTCCTCGGCCAGCTTGAGCTCGGCGCGGCAGGTCTCCGACGCGAAGTATTCGTCCGACAGCACGCACACGAAGGCCGACGCCCCTTCGACCGCCTGCGAAATCTCGTCCCACCAGTTCGACGAGTAGGGAATGTCCTCCCAGTCGATCCACACGTCGAGTCCCGCCTTCTGCAGGCGTTCCGTCAGTTGGCGGACAAATTCGGCGTCCCGGCGCGAATAGGACACGAAGATGTCAGAGAGCGTCATGCCACTTGTCTTCCATTCATGGCGATACATGAGCATCCGATCTTGCAACCGCGGCCGGTTGCCGGTTGCGCGCTCGCGCACCGACCGCCTTGGCGAGCTTGCCTACTTCTTCAGTCGTGCGGCCTGCCGGCGCGTGAGTTCCTCATGGCGTTCAGCCCGTTCGTGCAGCCTTGTCATCAAGTCCGCCTCCGACACGGGGTCGCTCAGGTCAAACACCGGCGTCACCTGCGCATCGACGACGTCGAATACCTGCGCCGAAAAGCGCTCGCTGCCATCCTCCCCGCGAAAGACGACGACCACCTCGACCGTGCCGTCGGCATTGACGTCGTCCAGCATCACCTTCTCGACACTGCCATGGCGCGGCAGGACGAGCCCGGACGCGAACACCGGGGCCCCACCCCGCGCCCTGGCGGGCTGGTAGAGCCGAACGCTGTAGCTGCCCGCCTCAGGCGGTTCGAAATCCCCCGCTGCGACCACGACGGTGTCCCCACTCGGGAGCACGTGCCGGGACACAAATCTTGCCGGCGCCGCAGCGTAAGCGCCGAGGGCAGAACAACACAACGCGGCGAGGATGGCTTTGCGCATGGGATGCGGCTCCTTGGTTCAATGCGCCATTCAAGCATGAATCGCGTGACATTCGGCTGCAGGGGCGTAGGGCCGTAGGGCGGATAAGCGCAGCGCCATCCGCCGGATGGGATCGAGGGTTTGAGGTGACGCGCCGGATGGCGCAGCGCATCTGCGCCCTGCGAACCCGAGTCAGCCTCAGCTTGCGGCTACCGCGGTCTCCGCCTCCACCATGCGCTCGGTGAATTCGCTCTTCTCCGACGCCGCCATCACCAGATACCGCCGCGCCCGCGTCATGCCGACGTAGAGCAGGCGGGCGGAGTTCTGGCGCTCGGCGGCGGCAACGCTCATGGCGCCCAAGCCCAGCATGATCACGCGTTCGAACTCCAGCCCCTTGCTGCTGTGGATGGTCATCACCGCCACGCTGTCGGCCTCGCTGTCGTAGGCCATTTTGTGCACCTTCGAGCCCAGCCACTGATGACTGATGCCCTCGCGTTTGAGGCGGCGGCTCAGCTCGGCGCCTTGCGCCTTCTTGGCATAGAGCACCGCGATGTCCGACAGGGGCGTGCCGTGGGCCTGCCATTTGCGGATGCAGGCCACGGCGTAGTCGATTTCGGCTGTGAATGAATCGAGCAATTTGGCATGCGGCTTCGGGCCGTGGATGCCGGCGGCTTCGGGTTCCACCAGCGGAATATGGTCTTCGTCCGCCGCCTGCGGGTCGAGGTAATGGCGGGCAAAGCCGTAGGCAAAGGCCAGAATCTCGCGGGTGTTGCGGTAATTGAGGCGCAGCACCGTGGTGCGCCCCTGGGCCTGAATGCCCACGCTCGACAGGGCGAAGCCCAGCCCGGCCTTGGATTTGTAGATGGACTGCGCGTCGTCGTACAGCAGCAGGAGCGAATTGCTTTCCGGGTCCACCATTTGCACCACCAGCTTGAGCCAGTCGGCTTCCATGTCGTGCCCTTCGTCGATGAGCAGCGCGCCGTATTGCCCCCGCGGGATCAGGCCCCGGTCCACCGCATCGATCACCGTTTCCACCTGCCGCTCGAACAGCGGCGCATCGCCCTTGACCGGGTCGATCTGGTAAGTCTTCAGTTGCTGGTTGCACCAGTCATGGAAGTGATACACCTGCACCTGCGCGCCAATGCCCTTGGCGGAGATGAAGGCGCGCAGCCGGGCGGCGAGGGTGATGTTGAAGCACAGCACCAGAATCGGCTTGTGCAGCGTCTGCGCCAGATACAGGCAGCGGTAACCCAGAATCATCGTCTTGCCCGAGCCGGCCACCCCGTGAATCACCCGGTGCCCTTCGCCCAGGCTGCGGGCCAGCTGCTCCTGCTGGATATCCATGATGCGGATCACATCGGGCAGGGTTTCCTCGAGTTCGCCCGCCGCCTCCAGCGGGTCTTCAAACAGCGCGGCCTGCTCCGGCGCGTCGATCCGCACCTCGGGGAACAGATGCCAGCGCACGCGATCAATCTGCGGCAGGCTCAGGGGTTTGCCGAACTGGTAGGTGAACATGCCCCACAGGCGCGACTGGAAGGTTTCCGCATCCACGGTTTCGCCGAATTCACCCTTGTAAATCATCAGGTGATCCGGCAGCAGAATCTCGCGGCCCTCTTCGGGCATGGCCTTTTCAATCTGCAGGCGAGTGATGTTTTCAAACACCACGCCCCAGCCATAAGGCATCGCCAACTTGCCCTCATGCGGCCCGGACAAATGGCGCAATTGCGGATCGCGGGTGAGCAGGGCGACCACCTGGTAAGCGTAATGCCGCGCCTGCTCCATCGGGTGCGGCTCGATCACCCGGCCACGCTCGGTGTGCAAGGTGGCTTCGGTTTTGTTGATGCTTTTGAGCGTCTCCGGCTTCCAGTCCTTCACCTCCAGACACAGGATGCCGCGCATGGGATGCAGGATGATGAAGTCCGGATAGCGCCGCTTCTTGCCCACCGGAATGTCGTACCAGACCAGGTAATCATCCTCCAGCACCTTTTCCAGCGTCCGGGCCAATCGCTTTTCGCCCGAGGTCATGCGCGACAGGGTTTGCTGGTTCAGGGACGGAATGAGGATCGCCATGGGGACGTTTTCGCTTACAAAGTGGGCGAGGGAGGGGGTGAATTGTATACGGAACGGGTATGACGTTCTTGAGCGTGCGTGGCGGAAAGCGCCGTGTGTTGGGGCTTCATGACATACGCCATTGGGTGGTGTCTGTGAAGTGAGTCACTTTGCCGGAGTGCGGTGGTGTGTGTAGAGTCAGGCTCAACGCATCGGGATGTAACGGGTTGTAGCGGCATCAGTGCTGAGTCTTTACCGGTTTGACATTTCAGGGGGTGTAGAGATGTTGGATTGCAAGACCTGATCCCGAAGCCTCTTCTCTTAGCCAAGTCACGATGACTGAAATTTGTTTTAGAAAAATTACTGGTCGAATTAAATGGCAAATATTAAAGTCGCAAATTTCGTGTGTAAGTTTGGTGGCCAGGCGGTCATGCTTGATCATTTTTTTGAGGTAATTTATCCCGCATTCTTTAATTCTTCACCGAGAACTTATGGGGATACGACCTATCATTTCTTTGATCTTGGGCTTGAGTTGGTTGAGATTGATGGTGTGAAAGAGCCCGTGTTGTTCGGTCGCTTCGTCAGAGATGCTAAAATTTCACGTACTCACGTTTTAGAAGGAGAATTTCTCCGCCGAGACGACGCAAGTATTGATGACGCTAGCGCTGCACATTTTTCGTTGATTCTGTCAAACCATACATTGGCTTATGTGGCCCTGACGAGTAAAGCCCCTTCGTTGCAGAGTTTTCGGGCAACCGTCCATAGGCATGTGCTCGATGCGTGGAAAGATTTTACGTTGAAGTTGGCATCCGAGTATCAAAAGTCTGAACGCCAGAATGGCAAAAAGATATTGAAAAATGAAGCTGTTTCATTTGTGAGGAAAGAGCTTGTACCTATGCCAACTCTTGAATTAAGGCCGCTCCCGAGTGCGGCCAGTATCAAAAAGTTCTTGATGCAGTTTGAAAAGATTTCATGGGTAAAGTATTCCATCGAAGAAACTAACCACACGCTAGATTCAAAGAAGCTTGTTCAAGGTTTGCGTGCAGCAAAGAAAGGAACGAATTCGGAGTCGATTGAATTGATCGAAAAAAAACCAAAAGACAAAGCGGCGCTTGCAAAACAAATGGAGGGGGTTGTTGGCGAGGGGAATGTTGGTGCTCAAGTTAAAGGTACTTCGAGCACCGGTGCGGTCATGACGGGGTCTAATGAAGAGATGGCATATTCCTCCGAATTGGATATTTCTGGAAATCCGAATCAGATGGCTGCGATTGCAGTTCAGCACGTCTTTTCAGCGCTTGCAACCGGAATCCTTCGATTGGGCTTCATGATTGGCGATGGAGCAAAAAAAGCGGACGCCATCAGAAAGGAGATAGAGAAGCGCCGTGGGTAAATCGCCTATATCTAAAGAAGACGAAGAAGAGTTGCTTCAGGATAGAAGTTTTCTGTCGGCTTATCTTGCTACCTGGAAAGCTGGATTTCCGTGGAAAAGTTTGGTTCCGTCAATGCTGGTTTGCATTGTTCTTTTCGCCTATTTCTGGATTTTTAGTCCCCCTGCGTGGACTGTTGCCGAAAAGTTTAGAGGGCTTTCCAGTATTGGCTTTGGGTTTGCAACTTCAATGTTGGGTTTCTTAGTAGCAGGTTTTGCTATCTTTGCAACTGCTACAAAGCCAGAGCTTTTCAGGTCTCTTTTGTGTTCTCGAGATGCAGAGACCGGCTTTTCCCAGTTGCGCTGGGTTTTTTTGACGTTCATGCATGTTTTCTTTCACTTTATTTGTTTTGTGTTTCTTTGCGCAGTTGTTTTTCTTGTTGGTGGTGAGAATGACGCGATGGACTTGCTTTTAAGTCAATCTGGATGCGCTGAAGCTAATCTAAAAAAGTATATTGCGTACGGTTCGCTTTTGTTTTTTACGTGGTGGTTTTTTTACCTAATTGTCCTTACGGGTCATTTCGTTTTCTCTGTTTACCAAACTCTACTAGTTGCCGTGGTCTGGGGCGATCGCGATGACTCTGAAGTTGGTGGAAAGTAGGGTGTTGGATTCGGATTTTTTCGGTATAAATTGGCTATGCGTTTCCTATTTTTTCAAGTTCATCGTTCCTTTGATTTTGTTAATGCACAACAAAAAACGCCCCGAAATTCGGGGCGTTTTTTATTAGAGCATAGGAAACCAATCAGTCCTCATAAGCCTCCATCGGCACACAAGCACAGAACAGATTCCGGTCCCCATACACGTCATCAATCCGATTCACGCTCGGCCAGAACTTGTTGTCCGCCACCCAGGGCAGGGGGAAGACGCCTTCCTGGCGGGTGTAGGGGCGGTCCCAGTCGCCGATGATGTCGGCCTGGCTGTGCGGGGCGTGCTTGAGGGGGTTGTTCTCGGCGTCCCAGTCGCCGGCTTCGATTCTGGCGATTTCCTGGCGGATGCTGATGAGGGCTTCGATGAAGCGGTCCAGCTCGCCGCGCGGCTCACTCTCGGTGGGCTCGATCATGATGGTGCCGGCCACCGGGAAGCTCATGGTGAGGGTATGCCAATGGGAGAATCTCGGCCTTGCTGGGTTGGCTCTGTTTTCGTTTTTTGCGGTTAAAGACTACGGTGCGCGAGTGAAGGATTCTATAAAGATTATGTTGGCGTTAGGTTTTGGCTTCGCAGCCATGGCGGCCTACGATTTTTTTGTTGCGACATATGCGTCCAAGAGTGGCGGTTTTTTTAGTGGTTTACTTTGGAAGCTTCGGGAAATATTTGGTCCTGGGGCATCTGCCTCTGCGCTTTTGGGTATTGCTTTGATCTTTTTCTTCGTGGCGTTTTATGAAGCCAGCACGCGTAGGGCGGATTAGCGAAGCGTAATCCGCCGGATGGTTTGAGACCGACCGATGTTGCTCGCAAATGTATCCCCCCGCAAAGCTCGTACGAACACATGCGGCGCAATGCGCTTCGCTTATTGACGCCCTTGTATTGTTTTCCTCAGATCTGAGATTGCCATATCTTCTGCTTTGGCAGTTCTCAGATCGGCTCGGGGGATCCCCCGAGCCGAGCGGCTGGATGCCGATTCCGCCCTTGGGCCGCGAGCCCGCCGCGTAGATCCATGCACCAGCCGCTCACCCTCACCAATAGATCGGACAGTATCTTTGGCCCGGCATGGCCGGCAGCCCGGATGAACAAGGTAGATCACGGGAGGAATCGGGATGAGTTCTTTTGTGTTGGGTATCGATGTTTCCAAGGACAAGCTCGACTGCGCATTACAGCTGCCCGATGGCAAGCTGCGCCACAAGGTGGTGAGCAACGCGCCAGAGGGCTTCAAGCGGCTGGACGAGTGGCTCGCCCAGCGCGGCGTTGGCCAAGTGCACGTATGCATGGAAGCGACCGGCATCTACTGGGAAGCTTCGGCAGAGTACTTGTCTGGTCGCGAGCACACGACTGTCAGCGTCATCAATCCAGCCCAGATCAAGGCGTTCGGTGCATCGAGATTGGTGCGCACCAAGACCGACAAGGTCGATGCTTCGTTGATCGCCCAGTTCTGCGCCGAGCGTTGCCCGCCACCCTGGCAAGCACCGAGTGCCCAAGAGCAGGCGCTTCGCGCCATGGTGCTGCGCCTGGAGGCGTTGCAGAACATGCATCGGCAGGAGAGCAACCGTTTGCTGGTCGCCCGCGATGCCGTGCGCGAGGGCATCGAAGCGCATCTGGCCTGGCTTGATGAACAGATTACCCAGTTGGTGCGCCAGATCAACGATCACATCGACAATGATCCGGACATGCATGACAAACGACAGTTGCTCGAATCCATTCCCGGTGTGGGCGAGCGCACGGTCGCGGTCTTGCTGGCTTTCTATGCCGATCCGGCGCGCTTTGGCAATGCGCGCCAGGCCGTTGCATTTGCCGGGCTCAATCCGCGCCAGCACGAATCCGGTTCGAGCGTCAGAGGACGTTCGCATCTGTCCAAGGTCGGCCATGCGTTCATCCGCAAGGCCTTATACATGCCAGCGGTTGTGGCCGCGTACAAAACGACATGGGGTGGCCGATTCCGCCAACGCCTCGTGCGGCGCGGGAAGCATCCGAAGCTGATCATCGGGGCGATGATGCGAAAACTGCTTCAGGTGGCCTATGGTGTGCTCAAGTCGGGCAAGCCGTTCGACCCGACGCTTCACGAGACTTGACGCGGATAACAGTATCTACGTGGCATCTCCAAATAGGAACCGCCCCGGAATCGGGGCGGTTTTCTTGATTCTTCATGCTACGTTTTGCCGACTACCCTTTCGCGAGCATGTCCGCAATCGCCTTCCAATGCGTCTGTTCCGGCTGCTTTGCTTGGAGTTCGCGCGCATAGTCGGCAGCGGTGCGCCCACTGTCGTCGCGGATGTCGCGCTTGGCGCCATGGGCGAGCAGGCGGCGAATCTGTGGGACGTCGCCGTCGAGCGCTGCGGCATGAAGCGCCGTCATGTGCTGTACGCGGATGTCCGTGGCGTTGATATCAACCCCTTCACGGAGGAGTTGCACCAGCGCGGCGTCGGCTTTGGCCGGATCACTGAACACGGCGACCATTCGGGTGCCCGCGGTTTGGTTGAGGTCGGCAATATCCTGTTCGGAGAATCCGCCGTGAAAGAACACCTGCTCGCACACCCACGACATCAGGGGCTTCTCGACTTCCATGCAGGCCATCAGGTGTCCGGGGTCGTGTTGGCGTGTCTCCCTGACCAGTTCGAATGCGATGGCGCCGACCGCCAGAAGGATCAGGCCGATGCCCCAGAGAAGGAAGCGTTTCATGAGGTCAGCACCAGGCAAAGGAGGGCGTCTGGGTCAGCAGGGCAATCGGGATGGGCTTTCGGGCCAAGGCGAGGCCGTCGAGTAACAGGTTGAAGCGTGACCGGAGCGCGTTGCCGATATCGGCCCGGATGGTGTCGTAGATGCGCACGTCTTGCAGATCCTGTTGGGTGGCGTGCTTGAAGTAATGCGGGGTGAAGTTTCTTGCGAGTTTCTTGGCGAGCGCAGGCAGAGATTTGTTTGGCCGCGACAGGCCCTTGAACAGGATTTCGATGTAACCCATCGCGTATGAACCGTCGATGGCAGCGATGAGGGCCGTTTGGGCGAGGCGGCGTGCCGGGTTGTCGATGGTCAGGTTGTTGATTCGGACCGACGCGTCTGGCCAGAAAAACTTGAGGATCGCACTGGTTTCCGCTTCGTTGAAGATCAGTTCTGAGTCCGGGATGTCCGGAATGTTCATCAAGATGCTGCCCACGGCATGCTCCTCGTCAGAAATTACGAGCGACATGCTAACGGCATTAATGAGACGGTTCAAGTTTGGTGCCGCCGAGCTACGGGTTGTTGGGCCTTGCTTTGCTCAACCCAACCTACGCAGAAGCAAAAACGCCCCGAGCTCGGGGCGTTTTTGTTTGGGCGCTCGCAGGATTACGCTTCGTACGCCTCCATCGGCACACAAGCACAGAACAGATTCCGGTCCCCATACACGTCATCAATCCGATTCACGCTCGGCCAGAACTTGTTGTCCGCCACCCAGGGCAGGGGGAAGACGCCTTCCTGGCGGGTGTAGGGGCGGTCCCAGTCGGCAATCACGTCCGCCTGGCTGTGGGGGGCGTGTTTGAGGGGGTTGTTCTCGGCGTCCCAGTCGCCGGATTCGATCTTGGCGATTTCCTGGCGGATGCTGATGAGGGCTTCGATGAAGCGGTCCAGCTCGCCGCGCGGCTCACTTTCGGTGGGCTCGATCATGATGGTGCCGGCCACGGGGAAGCTCATGGTAGGGGCGTGGAAGCCATAGTCCATGAGGCGTTTGGCGATGTCCACCTCGGTGATGCCGCAGGCGGCCTTGATGGGGCGGATGTCGATGATGCATTCGTGCGCCACGCGGCCGTGCTCGCCGGTGTAGAGCACCGGGTAGTGGCCTTCGAGGCGCTTGGCGATGTAGTTGGCGTTGAGGATGGCCACTTCGGTGGCGGTCTTGAGGCCACGGGCGCCCATCATGGTGATGTACATCCAGCTGATGGGCAGGATGCTGGCCGAGCCCCAGGGGGCGGCGGACACGGCGCCCTGGCCGGCGTGCGGGCCTTGCATGGGTTGCACCACGTGGTTGGCCATGAACGGGGCCAGGTGGGCGGCCAGACCGATGGGGCCCATGCCCGGGCCGCCGCCGCCGTGCGGGATGCAGAAGGTCTTGTGCAGGTTCATGTGGCTCACGTCGGCGCCGATGGCGGCCGGTGAGGTGAGGCCCACCTGGGCGTTGAGGTTGGCGCCGTCCATGTACACCTGGCCGCCGTGGGCGTGGATGGTGTCGCAGATTTCGCGGATGGCGGATTCGAACACGCCATGGGTGCTCGGGTAGGTGATCATCAGGCAGGCGAGGCTGGCGGCGTGCTGCTCGGCCTTGGCTTTCAGGTCAGCCACGTCCACGTTGCCGTTGTCGTCGCAGTCGACCACCACCACCTTCATGCCGCACATCTGCGCGGTGGCGGGGTTGGTGCCGTGGGCGCTCTTGGGGATGAGGCAGATGTTGCGCGCCTGATCGCCGCGGCTGTCGTGGTAGCGGCGGATGGCCAAGAGACCCGCGTATTCGCCCTGGGCGCCGGAGTTGGGCTGCATGCTGATGGCCGGGAAGCCGGTGACCGCGCGCAGGTAGTCTTCCAGCCCTTCGATCATTTCCACATAGCCTTGCGCCTGGTCGATGGGGCAGAAGGGGTGGATGTTGCCGAACTGCGCCCAGGTGACCGGAATCATCTCGGCGGTGGCGTTGAGCTTCATGGTGCAGGAGCCGAGCGAGATCATGGAGTGGTCGAGCGCCAGGTCCTTGTTCTGCAGGCGCTTGAGGTAGCGCAGCATCTCGTGCTCGGTGTGATGCTGGTTGAACACCGGGTGGGTGAGGATGGCATCCGTGCGCTGAAGGGCTTCGGGCAGCATCTCGTTGCGGGCGGCCACTTCGGCGTCCAGCGCGTCGATGTCCGGCAGCTGGCCGGTGAGCACGCCGAGCAGGGCGATGACGTCGTCGCGGGTGTGGGTTTCGTCAAAGGCGATGCCGATGCCGGTGTTCCCACAGCGGCGCAGGTTGTAACCCGCGGCCAGCGCGCCGGCCATGAGGTCGTCGGTCTGCTCGCCGGTGTCGAGCACCAGGGTGTCGAAGGCGGTGGCATTGACCACCGTCATGCCCGCGGCTTCCAGCCCGGCGGCCATGATGGCGGTGAGGCGGTGGATGCGCCCGGCGATGGTCTTGAGGCCGTCGGGGCCGTGATACACCGCGTACATGCCGGCCATGTTGGCCAGCAGCACTTGCGAGGTGCAGATGTTGGAGTTGGCCTTCTCGCGGCGGATGTGCTGCTCGCGGGTCTGCAAGGCCATGCGCAGGGCAGTCTTGCCGCGCGCGTCGATGGACACACCGATGATGCGGCCGGGCACGGCGCGCTTGTGCGCATCCTTGGTGGCGAAGAAGGCGGCGTGCGGGCCGCCGAAGCCCATGGGCACGCCAAAGCGCTGGGCCGAGCCGAGGGCGATGTCCGCGCCCATGGCGCCGGGGCTCTTGACCAGCACCTGGGCCATCAGGTCGCAAGCCACGGCCACCACGGCGCCGGTGGCCTTGAGCGCGGCGATGAGGTCGGTCAGGTCGCGCACCGTGCCGTCCTGGCCCGGGTTCTGCAGCAGGGCACCGAACACCTCGTGTTGCGCCGCTTCTTCGGCCGCGCCGAACACCAGCTCGAAGCCGAACAGCGCGGCGCGGGTGCGCACCACGTCGATGGTTTGCGGCCAGCAGGCCTCATCCACGAAGAAGGCGTTGGCCTTGGACTTGCTCACCCGGCGGGCCATGGTCATGGCTTCGGCGGCGGCAGTGGCCTCGTCCAGCAGCGAGGCGTTGGCCAGTTCCATGCCGGTGAGGTCGATCACCATCTGCTGGTAGTTGAGCAGCGCCTCCAGCCGACCCTGGGCGATCTCGGCCTGGTAGGGGGTGTAGGCGGTGTACCAGCCGGGGTTCTCCAGCACGTTGCGCAGGATGACGTTGGGCACGTGGGTGCCGTAGTAGCCCATGCCGATCATGGACGACTTGACCACGTTCTTGTCCGCAATCGCCTTGAGTTTGCCCAGCGCCTCGTGCTCGGGCATGGGCTCGCCCAGCGGCAGCGGCGCGCTCAGGCGGATGGCCGGCGGCACGGTCTGCTCGATGAGGGCGTCGAGCGAACTGGCGCCGAGCACGCTCAGCATGGCGGCGATGTCATCGGCGTCGGGGCCGATGTGGCGGCCGATGAAGGCGTCGCGTTGTTCGAGATCTGAGAGCGGAGCGGAGAACGGGGTGCTGGACATGGGCTTCTCTGGGTGTGTTCGTAGCGTGTTGCGCGTCGGGCGTTGATCGGGGTTTGAATTCCTTCCCCTTCAAGGGGGAGGTCAGGAGTGGGATGGGTTTTGGGCGCTCAGTCGGCTGCATCCGTTTAACCCCATCCCCACCCCAACCCTCCCCTTGAACGGGAGGGAGTTCAAACCGCCGCCTTCACAAAACGTTCTTTCGCAGGCCGGATGACCTCGGTTCCTCCCCCTTCAAGGGGAGGTCAGGAGGGGGATGGGGTGGCGTTGCTCAAGCTGAGGCATCCGTCGAAACCCATCCCCACCCCAGCCCTCCCCTTGAAGAGGAGGGGGGTGTTGCCGCCGGGGCGTTCCGGATCAGTCGGCGGCAGCGACTTCGGCGTAGGCGGCGGCGTCGAGCAGGCCGTCCACGTCGGCGGCGCTGGCCGGCTTGATCTTGAACAGCCAGGCGCCATAGGCGTCTTCGTTGACCGACTCGGGGGCGTCCACGGCCGCTTCGTTGTTGGCGATGACCTCGCCGGCGACCGGCGCGTAGATGTCCGAGGCGGCCTTCACCGATTCGACCACGGCGCACTCTTCACCGGCGGCCACGGTGCGGCCGGCTTCGGGCAGCTCGAGGAAGACGATGTCGCCCAGCGCTTCCTGCGCGTGGTCGGTAATGCCGATGGTGAGCGTGCCGTCGTCCTCGGTGCGGACCCATTCGTGGGATTTGGTGTACTTCAGTTCGGCGGGGGTGTTCATGGGGGAATCTCCGATGAGTCTGGGGTGAGTGTCCGGATCAGGATCAGACCAGGGCCTTGCCGTTGCGGGCAAAGGGCAACTTGACGGCACGCGCCTTGAGGCGTTTGCCACGAATTTCGACCTCCACCGCGTCGCCCACGGCCACGTCGAGCGGCACGCGGGCAAAGGCGATGGCCTTTTGCAGGGTGGGGGAGAAGCTGCCGCTGGTGGTCTCGCCCTCGCCATGGGCGGTGAACACCGGCTGGTGAGCGCGCAGCACGCCCTTGTCTTCGAGGATGAGGCCGATCATGCGGGCGCTGGCCGGGTTGGCCTCGAGCGCGGCGCGGCCGATGAAGTCGCGTGCCTCGTCCTTGAAATCGACGGTCCAGGCCAGGCCGGCGTCGAGCGGCGAGGTGGCTTCGTCCATGTCCTGGCCGTAGAGGTTCATGCCGGCTTCGAGGCGCAGGGTGTCGCGCGCGCCGAGGCCGCAGGGCTTGACGCCCGCGGCCAGCAGCTTGTGCCACAGGTCGGCGGCATCGGCGGCCGGCACGGTGATCTCGAAGCCGTCTTCGCCGGTGTAGCCGGTGCGGGCGATGAGCATGGCGCCCACTTCGGCCGCCTGGAACACCTTGAGCCCGGCGGTGGCCGACTCGCTGCCGGCGACGGCGGTCCAGGTGCGGGCGCGGGCGTTGGGGCCCTGCACGGCGATCATCGCCAGGTCGCGGCGCGCGTCCAGGGTGACGTTGGCGCCCAGGGTGGCGATCTGCTTGCGCATCCAGGCCACGTCCTTGTCGGCGGTGCCGGCATTGACGACGATGCGGTACTTGTCGGCGGCGAAGAAATAGACGATCAGGTCGTCGATGACGCCGCCGGTCTCGTTGAGCATGCAGCTGTAGAGCGCCTTGCCCGGTACCTGGAGCTTGGCCACGTCGTTGGCCAGCAGGGTGCGCAGGAAGGCGGTGGCGCCGTCGCCGCTCAGGTCCAGCGCGAGCATGTGGGAGACGTCGAACATGCCGGCGTCGCTGCGCACGGCGTGATGTTCCTCGATCTGGGAGCCGTAGTTGACCGGCATGTCCCAGCCGGCGAAATCGACCATGCGGGCGCCGGCCTCGATATGGGCGGCGTGAAGCGGGGTGTGCAGGGGCATGCGGCTATCTCCGTGGAACGTCTCATCAGTTTAGGCAACAAAAAAGGGACGGCACCGCGCTGGGTGGCGTCCCCATCTGTCCCTTGTACCTGAGAGATTCCGCTCGGAGAGCGGGTGCCCCTTCGGTGGATGCGCAAGACCCGTCCCGGGCGCGCATCGCTCTCCAGATTTGCACTTCGTCGGCGGTCCTTTTGCCTGAGCGGTTCCGGGGGTTACGCCTTCGGCGGCTCCGTGAGGAGCTCTCTCCCGCGCGACGGCGCAACGGTACCAAAGGCGCCC
The nucleotide sequence above comes from Nitrogeniibacter mangrovi. Encoded proteins:
- the gcvH gene encoding glycine cleavage system protein GcvH, translated to MNTPAELKYTKSHEWVRTEDDGTLTIGITDHAQEALGDIVFLELPEAGRTVAAGEECAVVESVKAASDIYAPVAGEVIANNEAAVDAPESVNEDAYGAWLFKIKPASAADVDGLLDAAAYAEVAAAD
- the gcvT gene encoding glycine cleavage system aminomethyltransferase GcvT, giving the protein MPLHTPLHAAHIEAGARMVDFAGWDMPVNYGSQIEEHHAVRSDAGMFDVSHMLALDLSGDGATAFLRTLLANDVAKLQVPGKALYSCMLNETGGVIDDLIVYFFAADKYRIVVNAGTADKDVAWMRKQIATLGANVTLDARRDLAMIAVQGPNARARTWTAVAGSESATAGLKVFQAAEVGAMLIARTGYTGEDGFEITVPAADAADLWHKLLAAGVKPCGLGARDTLRLEAGMNLYGQDMDEATSPLDAGLAWTVDFKDEARDFIGRAALEANPASARMIGLILEDKGVLRAHQPVFTAHGEGETTSGSFSPTLQKAIAFARVPLDVAVGDAVEVEIRGKRLKARAVKLPFARNGKALV